A genomic segment from Geitlerinema sp. PCC 9228 encodes:
- a CDS encoding Hpt domain-containing protein produces the protein MDPGKQQIMGFFLEEAKEHLDTIEKGLLDLRNTLQDPESINELFRAAHSVKGGAAMLGFGGIQTVAHRMEDCFKILKEDPPDDISEDTESLFFKGFDTLKDLLDRLESAEGLREEEAESAAKEAEPLFGELQKHLENIVGSDVAAAALDKSNQGGSSAPSSESAAPPETEAAPTPAFVVPVVDVLKQMLHIFRQEETPGTRKQLQAHCDRLLELGEETETWQTLVRTARRAIAYPDNSYVALAPPIIKELKAAAEQVDAKQASDIAPSDALQELAGSPDSSMEEICLPPDVETATQVLRQGKPRPWLVKLVKTLAAQLKS, from the coding sequence ATGGACCCTGGCAAGCAACAAATTATGGGGTTCTTTCTTGAAGAAGCTAAAGAACATTTGGATACCATTGAAAAAGGCTTGTTGGATTTGCGAAATACCCTGCAAGACCCAGAAAGTATTAACGAACTCTTCCGTGCCGCTCACTCAGTCAAAGGGGGCGCTGCCATGCTCGGTTTTGGCGGTATCCAAACCGTGGCTCACCGCATGGAAGATTGTTTTAAGATCCTAAAAGAAGATCCCCCCGACGACATCAGTGAGGATACGGAATCTTTATTTTTTAAGGGGTTCGATACCCTGAAGGATTTGTTGGATAGGCTGGAAAGTGCTGAGGGCTTGCGGGAAGAGGAAGCCGAATCGGCAGCGAAAGAGGCTGAACCTTTGTTTGGCGAGTTACAAAAGCATTTAGAAAATATTGTGGGCAGCGATGTGGCAGCGGCTGCCTTAGACAAGAGCAACCAAGGGGGCAGCAGCGCCCCCAGCAGCGAAAGTGCCGCCCCACCCGAGACAGAGGCAGCGCCCACCCCAGCATTTGTCGTGCCGGTGGTGGATGTTTTGAAGCAAATGCTGCATATTTTCCGCCAGGAAGAAACCCCAGGAACGCGCAAGCAACTGCAGGCACACTGCGATCGCTTGTTGGAGTTGGGGGAAGAAACGGAAACCTGGCAAACCCTAGTGAGAACGGCGAGAAGAGCGATCGCCTATCCCGACAACAGCTACGTAGCCCTTGCCCCGCCGATTATCAAAGAATTAAAAGCAGCGGCGGAACAGGTAGACGCCAAGCAAGCCAGCGACATTGCCCCCAGCGATGCCCTGCAAGAACTGGCAGGTTCCCCAGATTCTTCCATGGAAGAAATTTGTTTGCCCCCGGATGTGGAAACCGCTACCCAAGTTCTGCGACAAGGCAAGCCCCGCCCCTGGTTGGTGAAGCTGGTGAAAACGCTAGCCGCCCAATTAAAATCCTGA